The following are encoded together in the Bacteroidales bacterium genome:
- a CDS encoding biopolymer transporter ExbD: protein MARSTPEVNGGSLADIAFLLLIFFLVTTTMDIDTGITRLLPPEPEEDQITDVQVNKRNVLVVLLNRSDLLMVGGEVMDRLALKEKTMEFFTNPMNKADLPVMEDTEVQFPPGSSSLLPPDGMWRGKVSKGVISLQNDRTTTYGAYLQVQNELVAAVNTLRDDFCKLYFDKAYDDLNPANPIEEEIQEGIRNIYKMNISESEPKNIGGRN from the coding sequence ATGGCAAGATCAACACCGGAAGTAAATGGAGGATCACTGGCAGATATAGCCTTTCTTCTGTTAATATTCTTCCTGGTTACCACCACCATGGACATTGATACCGGGATCACCAGGCTGCTGCCTCCTGAACCCGAGGAAGACCAGATTACGGATGTACAAGTAAACAAGAGAAATGTACTGGTGGTACTTCTCAACCGAAGCGACCTGCTGATGGTGGGTGGTGAAGTGATGGACAGGCTGGCGCTGAAAGAAAAGACCATGGAGTTCTTTACCAATCCGATGAATAAAGCGGATTTGCCGGTTATGGAAGATACTGAGGTTCAGTTTCCTCCTGGCAGTTCATCCCTGCTTCCCCCCGATGGAATGTGGAGGGGTAAGGTCTCTAAAGGAGTAATATCCCTTCAGAACGACCGTACTACGACCTATGGAGCATATCTCCAGGTGCAGAATGAATTGGTGGCCGCTGTGAACACTTTGAGAGACGACTTCTGCAAGCTCTATTTCGATAAGGCATATGATGATTTAAATCCAGCCAATCCTATTGAAGAAGAGATCCAGGAAGGAATCAGGAATATCTATAAGATGAACATTTCCGAGTCGGAACCCAAAAACATAGGAGGACGTAACTAA